In a genomic window of Tissierella sp. Yu-01:
- a CDS encoding type II toxin-antitoxin system prevent-host-death family antitoxin has product MPNIKPISDLRNYTEVLNEVNEGSPVYLTRNGRGEYAIVKIAELEKLRSTIRLLAKIEEGEKSAREKGWLAADDVEAMLGL; this is encoded by the coding sequence ATGCCAAATATTAAACCGATTTCAGACTTAAGAAATTATACGGAAGTGCTTAACGAAGTTAATGAAGGTAGTCCAGTTTATCTAACAAGAAATGGCAGAGGAGAATATGCAATAGTTAAAATAGCGGAATTAGAAAAGCTAAGGTCTACAATTAGATTGTTGGCCAAAATAGAAGAAGGAGAGAAGTCAGCTAGGGAGAAAGGATGGCTTGCAGCAGATGATGTTGAAGCGATGCTAGGATTATAA
- a CDS encoding type II toxin-antitoxin system RelE/ParE family toxin, whose translation MLNIEYSPQALEDLQNLKVHLITNWGEDIANKIIRKITSDIRRLELYPLSGVELGKIIDVTTDYRYLFSEKNYVFYRLEFNKVLILRILSEKQDYLKKLFE comes from the coding sequence ATGTTAAATATTGAGTATTCCCCACAAGCCTTAGAGGATTTACAGAATCTTAAGGTGCATTTAATAACTAATTGGGGAGAAGATATCGCAAATAAAATTATAAGAAAGATTACATCAGATATAAGAAGGCTAGAGTTATATCCCTTATCAGGCGTTGAACTTGGAAAAATTATTGATGTAACAACTGATTATCGATATTTATTTTCAGAAAAGAATTATGTATTCTATCGTTTAGAATTTAATAAGGTTTTGATTCTAAGAATTTTAAGTGAGAAGCAGGATTATTTGAAAAAATTATTTGAGTAA
- a CDS encoding undecaprenyl diphosphate synthase family protein has protein sequence MRLPMHVGVIPDGNRRWAVNNGMTKEKGYDKGLSPGLELFKLCEKYKIKELTFYGFTADNTKRPKLQRLTFTKACVDAVEMLSKENADLLVIGNYESDMFPKKLLPYIQRKRFGTGGMKVNFLVNYDWKWDLSDMTKGIKSNDISRVDLIIRWGGRRRLSGFLPLQSVYSDFYIVDDYWPDFKTEHFEEALLWYQKQDITLGG, from the coding sequence ATGAGGTTGCCTATGCATGTAGGTGTAATTCCCGATGGAAATAGACGTTGGGCAGTGAATAATGGGATGACAAAAGAAAAGGGATATGATAAAGGCCTTAGTCCTGGCTTAGAGCTCTTTAAACTATGTGAAAAGTACAAAATAAAGGAGTTAACATTCTATGGCTTTACCGCTGATAACACGAAAAGGCCAAAGCTCCAGAGGTTGACTTTTACCAAGGCTTGTGTTGATGCAGTTGAAATGCTGTCTAAGGAAAATGCTGATCTCTTAGTAATTGGTAATTATGAATCTGATATGTTCCCAAAGAAGCTTCTACCCTATATACAGAGGAAGAGATTTGGAACAGGAGGTATGAAGGTTAATTTTTTAGTAAATTATGACTGGAAATGGGATCTATCAGATATGACAAAAGGTATTAAATCCAATGATATATCAAGGGTTGATCTTATTATCAGATGGGGTGGACGTAGAAGATTAAGTGGTTTTCTACCTTTACAATCAGTTTACTCAGATTTTTATATTGTAGACGATTACTGGCCTGATTTCAAAACTGAACATTTTGAAGAGGCTCTTTTATGGTATCAGAAACAGGACATAACCCTTGGGGGCTAA
- a CDS encoding S-layer homology domain-containing protein: protein MNQKFLAIVLALVMILGTVNVATAATGNEKVDWLIEKGLVTGDSGGYRLNDRIKRSEVAAMVVRALGEEDIANTLKGIKSKFPDMNLSDVLWARGYVNYVASNNYVNGYPDGSFGPSRDITYAEVIKVLVMINGDAPELTGFDGSYWAIPYITKANEVGITEGVTIPNNDYKTPATREKVFELVYNTIMLLESAGQEVYKGIVTENSRVSKLEKNEIKLVVFSKGDNSPKATLRYDKDNEIKIKLTEEYDSEALLGKVVDIAIDKDNNAVKITIDHSYSYINGLMAAGEDEIRLENNDTYEVYLENRYPNSIDRVFGVYHNDQAFAYDDYVEKLDAYDGTGDGLFIPEHGRVTVKGNRTYFIDSFTFDDIAPVAEVEKSGEEVYVYDDLVSADLAEYNLETIINYTKDGYSTSVLKSIEAGDVIHVYDSNKAIVRQDAELSGKYGRILEAYDVYYAEIGGSRYQLRNSSYKRPVYSLDGSKYFTLMASDASEALNDLKGKDVGYFIDVNGHVQLIEGQLEYSEDTVIINNIGTRDIEVIDSTGSKKVYNVDNYSSLYIANSSTKRNLNEFDKGDVVYLFNDGNMVNTLIKMATTDNIDSSAVKVVKTSKGEFDISLSNSWIRLESGIYELNNTTNLYIVEKDGNKVSNIESVTLKGIAEKAKPGTDLKAYVISEKDFNNLNLGNKKKTGSSGVVAHTIIFTDFELDDSFLNVETIEMSFDYKTNSDVIIGKNTDGKEIKYQVKEFSKVPSLKAKDVVTLYINEDGDVLSADIRIQGTNRVYDVVDVDYVSSKIESITIVTDAGEEEKFVSRDLIIFGDKRVSVGDRIAFDVDEDGDIEVIAIY, encoded by the coding sequence ATGAATCAAAAATTTTTAGCAATTGTACTAGCCCTAGTTATGATACTAGGAACAGTTAATGTTGCAACAGCAGCTACGGGAAATGAAAAGGTTGATTGGTTAATAGAAAAAGGTCTTGTAACTGGAGATTCAGGTGGATATAGACTTAATGACAGGATAAAAAGATCAGAAGTAGCAGCCATGGTAGTAAGGGCATTAGGGGAAGAAGATATAGCAAATACACTAAAGGGAATTAAAAGCAAGTTTCCTGATATGAATTTAAGTGACGTACTTTGGGCTAGAGGATATGTAAACTATGTAGCTAGCAACAATTATGTAAATGGATATCCGGATGGTTCTTTTGGTCCTAGTAGAGATATTACTTATGCAGAGGTTATTAAGGTATTGGTAATGATCAATGGAGATGCTCCTGAATTGACAGGTTTTGATGGTAGCTATTGGGCTATACCATATATTACAAAGGCAAATGAAGTAGGAATTACTGAAGGGGTCACTATACCTAATAACGACTATAAAACACCTGCGACTAGAGAGAAGGTATTTGAGCTAGTATACAACACCATTATGTTGTTAGAAAGCGCTGGGCAGGAAGTATATAAGGGTATTGTAACTGAGAATTCCAGAGTTAGTAAATTAGAAAAAAATGAAATAAAACTTGTTGTATTCTCAAAGGGAGACAATTCTCCAAAAGCAACATTAAGATATGATAAGGATAATGAAATAAAGATTAAACTGACAGAAGAATATGATTCAGAAGCTTTACTAGGTAAGGTTGTAGATATAGCCATTGATAAGGATAATAATGCTGTGAAGATAACAATAGACCATAGTTATTCATATATAAATGGACTTATGGCTGCAGGTGAAGATGAGATTCGTTTGGAAAACAATGACACCTATGAAGTTTATCTTGAAAATAGATATCCTAATTCTATAGACAGGGTATTTGGTGTGTACCATAATGATCAAGCATTTGCTTATGATGATTATGTAGAGAAGTTAGATGCATATGATGGCACTGGTGACGGTTTATTCATACCAGAACATGGAAGGGTTACAGTAAAGGGTAATAGAACTTACTTTATTGATTCCTTTACCTTTGATGATATTGCCCCAGTGGCTGAAGTTGAGAAATCTGGAGAAGAAGTATATGTATATGATGATTTGGTTTCAGCAGATTTGGCAGAATACAATCTTGAAACAATAATTAATTATACTAAAGATGGATATTCAACATCAGTTTTAAAGAGTATCGAAGCAGGAGATGTGATACATGTATATGATAGCAACAAGGCAATAGTAAGACAGGATGCAGAACTTTCCGGTAAATATGGAAGAATCCTAGAAGCATATGATGTATATTATGCTGAAATAGGTGGAAGCAGATATCAATTAAGAAATTCTAGCTATAAGAGACCTGTATATTCACTAGATGGAAGTAAGTATTTTACTTTAATGGCTTCAGATGCATCAGAAGCATTGAATGATTTAAAGGGTAAGGACGTAGGATATTTTATTGATGTAAACGGACATGTTCAATTAATTGAAGGACAACTTGAATACAGCGAAGATACTGTAATAATTAATAATATTGGGACAAGAGATATTGAAGTTATAGATTCAACAGGCAGTAAGAAAGTATATAATGTAGATAATTACTCAAGTCTATATATTGCAAATTCTAGTACTAAGAGAAATTTAAATGAATTTGACAAAGGGGATGTAGTATATCTATTTAATGATGGGAATATGGTTAATACATTGATAAAGATGGCTACTACTGACAATATAGATTCTAGTGCAGTAAAAGTGGTAAAGACAAGCAAAGGAGAATTTGATATCAGCTTAAGTAACTCATGGATAAGACTTGAATCAGGGATATATGAATTAAACAATACAACTAATCTATATATAGTTGAGAAGGATGGAAATAAAGTTTCCAATATTGAGTCTGTTACTCTTAAGGGAATTGCAGAAAAGGCTAAGCCTGGCACGGACTTGAAGGCCTATGTCATATCAGAGAAAGACTTTAATAATTTGAATTTAGGAAACAAGAAAAAAACAGGAAGTTCAGGTGTAGTAGCACATACCATAATATTTACTGATTTCGAACTAGATGATTCTTTCCTAAACGTTGAAACAATAGAAATGTCATTTGATTATAAGACAAATAGTGATGTAATCATAGGAAAAAATACAGATGGCAAAGAGATAAAGTATCAAGTTAAGGAATTCTCAAAGGTTCCTTCCTTAAAGGCAAAGGATGTAGTCACTCTTTATATAAATGAAGATGGTGATGTATTAAGCGCTGATATAAGAATACAGGGAACTAACAGAGTATATGATGTAGTAGATGTTGATTACGTATCTTCTAAAATTGAATCGATTACAATAGTAACTGATGCAGGGGAAGAAGAAAAGTTCGTATCAAGAGATTTAATAATATTTGGTGATAAGAGGGTAAGTGTAGGAGATAGAATAGCTTTTGATGTAGATGAAGATGGAGATATTGAAGTTATAGCTATTTATTAG
- a CDS encoding helix-turn-helix domain-containing protein — MINMNDLNCKNLIGDRLRQARHKTKPKTTQTDLLARLAVRGIELEKTTISKIEAKTRPVTDIELVAIADALDVSVLWLLGLAEIKNSPKIIA; from the coding sequence ATGATAAATATGAATGATTTGAATTGTAAAAATTTAATTGGAGATCGATTGCGTCAAGCACGTCACAAAACTAAGCCCAAAACAACTCAAACAGATCTATTAGCTAGACTTGCTGTTCGCGGTATAGAATTAGAAAAAACAACAATATCAAAAATTGAAGCAAAAACTAGGCCAGTTACAGATATTGAGCTTGTAGCAATCGCCGATGCTTTAGATGTGAGTGTATTGTGGTTATTGGGATTAGCTGAAATAAAAAACAGCCCTAAAATAATTGCTTAA
- a CDS encoding Spo0E family sporulation regulatory protein-aspartic acid phosphatase — protein sequence MDTLKYIEELRNELNTIVDDIERCDRDKLLEVSQNLDRVILEYIEEMNKRI from the coding sequence ATGGATACCTTAAAATACATAGAAGAATTAAGAAATGAATTAAATACAATTGTTGATGATATAGAAAGATGTGATAGAGATAAGTTGCTGGAAGTTAGTCAAAATTTGGATAGAGTAATACTAGAATATATTGAGGAGATGAATAAAAGAATTTAA